A region from the Bacillus sp. BGMRC 2118 genome encodes:
- a CDS encoding RNA-binding protein translates to MSIYQHFRPEEHAFIDQVLEWKEYVSHSYSPKLTDFLDPREQQIVRSVIGSITEVLVQFFGGADHLERKRALLYPSYYEPEKDDYSIKLFEIDYPRKFVNIEHPQVLGSLMSLGLKRSKFGDIVTDEQRLQIVIAQEVADYISLNLQSIGRAKVKLIEMDLTEMIHIAENWREESCTVSSMRLDVIIAEAFHLSRSKAAPLITAGLVKVNWRKTEETAFECQEGDMISVRGHGRCKLTTVEGKTKKDKWRIKLTKSK, encoded by the coding sequence CGGAAGAGCATGCCTTTATTGATCAAGTTTTAGAGTGGAAAGAGTATGTCTCACATTCCTATAGTCCGAAATTGACGGATTTTTTAGACCCAAGAGAACAACAAATTGTAAGAAGTGTAATTGGTTCAATAACTGAAGTACTTGTTCAGTTTTTTGGTGGTGCTGATCATCTTGAGCGAAAAAGGGCACTTCTTTATCCTAGCTATTATGAACCCGAAAAAGACGACTATTCTATCAAGTTATTTGAAATTGATTATCCGCGTAAGTTTGTAAATATTGAACACCCCCAAGTGTTGGGTTCACTAATGTCACTTGGCTTAAAACGATCAAAATTTGGAGATATTGTAACGGATGAACAAAGATTACAAATTGTCATTGCACAGGAAGTCGCAGATTATATATCCTTGAATCTACAATCAATTGGTAGAGCAAAAGTTAAACTTATTGAAATGGACCTTACTGAAATGATACATATAGCTGAAAACTGGAGAGAAGAATCTTGTACAGTTTCATCTATGAGATTAGATGTTATCATTGCTGAGGCCTTTCATTTATCAAGGTCTAAGGCAGCACCCCTTATTACCGCAGGACTAGTAAAGGTGAATTGGAGAAAAACCGAGGAAACAGCCTTTGAATGTCAAGAAGGAGATATGATTTCCGTAAGAGGTCATGGGAGATGTAAATTAACAACAGTCGAAGGTAAAACAAAAAAAGACAAGTGGAGAATAAAGCTGACGAAATCAAAATAA
- a CDS encoding DivIVA domain-containing protein — MPLTPLDIHNKEFSRGFRGYDEDEVNEFLDQVIKDYEMVIREKKELEEKLNDQKEKLGHFSNIEETLNKSILIAQETAEEVKRNATKEAKLIVKEAEKNSDRIINESLAKARKVAIEIDELKKQSKVFRNRFRMLIQAQLEMLDTDDWDELMELNKEVKVPQMDADID; from the coding sequence GTGCCTTTAACACCATTGGATATTCATAATAAAGAGTTTTCTAGAGGATTTCGTGGCTATGATGAAGACGAAGTAAATGAGTTTTTAGACCAAGTCATTAAAGACTATGAAATGGTCATTCGTGAGAAAAAAGAGCTGGAAGAGAAGCTTAACGATCAAAAAGAAAAGCTCGGTCATTTTTCAAACATCGAAGAGACTTTAAATAAGTCTATTTTAATCGCACAAGAGACGGCAGAAGAAGTAAAACGAAATGCAACAAAAGAAGCAAAGCTAATCGTTAAAGAAGCAGAAAAAAATTCAGATCGCATCATCAACGAATCGTTAGCAAAGGCTAGAAAAGTTGCAATTGAAATTGATGAGTTAAAGAAACAATCTAAAGTATTCCGTAATCGTTTCAGAATGTTGATTCAAGCACAATTAGAAATGCTGGATACAGATGACTGGGATGAATTAATGGAATTAAACAAGGAAGTTAAAGTTCCACAAATGGATGCTGATATTGATTAA